One Tepidamorphus gemmatus DNA segment encodes these proteins:
- a CDS encoding nitrilase family protein: MAPENRIGIACIQMEPVIGDKDANVAKSLERIRTAAGMGARLIVLPELANSGYVFASREEAFELAEPIPGGPTTAAWADIAAELDAYIVAGIAERDGDRLFNSAVLVGPGGYIGSFRKIHLWCDENLVFEPGDRGFPVFATPIGRIGIAICYDGWFPETFRLCALQGADIVCVPTNWVPVPGEERDGQAMSNILHMAAAHSNSIYIACADRIGVERGQPFIGQSLIVSYTGWPVAGPASRDREEILFAEVDLGDARRARNWNDFNQVLRDRRTDVYEEMLGSGARRGWY; the protein is encoded by the coding sequence ATTGCCCCTGAGAACCGGATCGGCATCGCCTGCATCCAGATGGAGCCGGTCATCGGCGACAAGGACGCCAACGTCGCCAAGAGCCTGGAGCGCATCCGCACGGCGGCGGGGATGGGCGCCCGGCTGATCGTGCTGCCGGAACTCGCCAACAGCGGCTACGTCTTCGCCTCGCGCGAGGAGGCGTTCGAGCTCGCGGAACCCATCCCCGGCGGACCGACGACCGCGGCCTGGGCAGACATCGCCGCCGAACTCGACGCCTACATCGTCGCCGGCATCGCCGAGCGGGACGGCGACCGCCTGTTCAACAGCGCCGTGCTGGTCGGTCCGGGGGGGTACATCGGCAGCTTCCGCAAAATCCACCTGTGGTGCGACGAGAACCTGGTCTTCGAGCCGGGCGACCGGGGATTCCCGGTATTCGCCACCCCGATCGGCCGGATCGGCATCGCCATCTGCTACGACGGCTGGTTTCCCGAGACCTTCCGTCTGTGTGCGCTGCAGGGCGCCGACATCGTCTGCGTGCCGACCAACTGGGTGCCGGTTCCCGGCGAGGAGCGGGACGGGCAGGCGATGTCCAACATCCTGCACATGGCAGCCGCCCATTCGAACTCGATCTACATCGCCTGCGCCGACCGGATCGGCGTCGAGCGCGGACAGCCCTTCATCGGGCAGAGCCTGATCGTCAGCTACACCGGCTGGCCCGTGGCGGGGCCGGCCAGCCGGGACCGGGAGGAAATCCTGTTCGCCGAGGTGGACCTCGGCGATGCCCGCCGCGCGCGGAACTGGAACGATTTCAACCAGGTGCTCCGCGACCGCCGGACCGACGTCTATGAGGAGATGCTCGGCTCGGGCGCGCGGCGCGGCTGGTACTGA
- a CDS encoding ANTAR domain-containing response regulator yields MSAQDRRIIDLLRATRAVVLHPADHDRETLEGQLRRIGCEVHSAWPPPSDLPLGADVVFLLVDPPQEPNLPWMISEAGPTIVAIIEYENPTVLRALIDSNAHGVVVKPLRPFGILSSLVLARSLHGYSRRIEKKVKKLEETMKARRDVEKAVKILADLRGVPEAQAYEIIRAQATRKRVSMSQVATALIGAQDVLKDSAPD; encoded by the coding sequence ATGAGCGCGCAGGACCGGCGGATCATCGACCTCCTGCGCGCGACGCGCGCCGTCGTGCTGCATCCGGCCGATCACGACCGCGAGACGCTGGAGGGGCAGCTTCGCCGCATCGGCTGCGAGGTGCATTCGGCCTGGCCGCCGCCGAGCGATCTGCCGCTCGGCGCCGACGTCGTGTTTCTGCTGGTCGACCCGCCCCAGGAGCCGAACCTCCCCTGGATGATCAGCGAGGCCGGACCGACCATCGTCGCGATCATCGAGTACGAGAACCCGACCGTGCTGCGCGCCCTGATCGACAGCAACGCGCACGGCGTGGTGGTGAAGCCGCTCAGGCCGTTCGGCATTCTCTCCAGCCTCGTCCTCGCCCGGTCGCTGCACGGCTACAGCCGCCGCATCGAGAAGAAGGTGAAGAAGCTCGAGGAGACGATGAAGGCTCGCCGCGACGTGGAGAAGGCGGTGAAGATCCTCGCCGATCTGCGTGGCGTCCCGGAAGCGCAGGCCTACGAGATCATCCGCGCCCAGGCGACGCGCAAGCGCGTGTCGATGTCGCAGGTGGCCACGGCTCTGATCGGCGCACAGGACGTGCTCAAGGATTCGGCGCCGGACTAG